The following proteins are encoded in a genomic region of Cryptomeria japonica chromosome 11, Sugi_1.0, whole genome shotgun sequence:
- the LOC131076331 gene encoding GABA transporter 1 has translation MKTEMGPGNREGDLNGTAKVQPLDAGALFVLESKGTWIHAGFHLTTSIVAPALLSLPFAFASLGWAAGVICLTIGAVVTFYSYNLLSLVLEHLELQGNRQLRFRDVSYHVMGPMWAKFLVGPIQFAVCYGAVIGCTLLGGQTLKFIYTIYHPGGGMKLYEFIICFGGLMLILAQMPSFHSLRHINLVSFVLCFAYSICAVIGSIHAGNSKEESEKDYSLVGSTPSKIFGALNSFSIIATTFGNGIIPEIQATLAPPVSGKMFKGLSICYVVVVSTFYSVAISGYWAFGNKAAGTIFSNFVPSEGHLFLPKWFLLMANMFVLLQVSAVGMVYLQPAFEVLERKSADVKQGRFSLRNLLPRLILRTVAVVIATLLAAMLPFFGDINAVIGAFGFMPLDFVLPMVCYNLTFKPSKRSMIFWVNIIISVVFSIMALLGCVAAIRQISLDASSYKLFANV, from the exons ATGAAAACTGAGATGGGTCCTGGTAATAGGGAAGGAGATTTGAATGGCACAGCAAAGGTTCAACCCTTAGATGCAGGCGCCCTCTTTGTCTTAGAATCCAAAG GAACATGGATTCATGCTGGCTTTCATTTGACAACCTCCATAGTGGCCCCTGCACTTCTCAGCTTGCCATTTGCTTTTGCTTCTCTTGGATGGGCTGCAGGAGTAATATGCCTCACAATTGGGGCAGTGGTCACTTTCTATTCATATAATCTCCTTTCCCTGGTGCTTGAGCATTTGGAATTGCAGGGAAACAGACAATTGAGGTTCAGAGATGTCAGCTATCATGTTATGG GACCCATGTGGGCTAAGTTCCTGGTAGGACCTATACAGTTTGCAGTATGCTATGGAGCTGTTATAGGGTGCACCCTGCTCGGTGGGCAAACTCTTAAG TTTATATATACTATTTATCACCCAGGTGGAGGGATGAAGCTATATGAATTTATCATTTGCTTTGGAGGGTTGATGTTGATTCTGGCTCAGATGCCTTCCTTTCATTCTCTGAGACACATTAATCTTGTGTCCTTTGTTCTCTGCTTTGCTTACAGTATCTGTGCAGTGATCGGTTCCATTCATGCAG GCAATTcaaaagaagaatctgagaaagatTATTCTTTGGTTGGTAGCACACCAAGCAAAATATTTGGGGCTTTGAATTCTTTCTCAATCATCGCTACCACTTTTGGGAATGGAATCATTCCAGAAattcaa GCAACTCTGGCGCCTCCTGTATCAGGAAAGATGTTCAAAGGATTGTCTATATGTTATGTAGTGGTGGTGTCCACATTCTACTCTGTGGCAATTTCGGGCTACTGGGCTTTTGGCAACAAGGCAGCAGGAACTATCTTTAGCAATTTCGTCCCATCTGAGGGGCATCTGTTTCTTCCCAAATGGTTTCTACTCATGGCTAACATGTTTGTGCTTCTCCAAGTATCTGCAGTTGGAATG GTCTATTTGCAACCAGCATTTGAAGTGTTAGAACGAAAATCTGCAGATGTGAAACAGGGTAGATTTTCTCTACGAAATCTGCTACCCAGATTAATTTTAAGGACAGTAGCAGTAGTGATTGCCACACTTTTGGCTGCAATGCTTCCATTCTTTGGGGATATTAATGCAGTAATTGGTGCTTTTGGGTTCATGCCATTAGATTTTGTCTTACCAATGGTCTGCTACAACCTGACTTTCAAGCCCTCTAAAAGAAGCATGATATTCTGGGTCAATATCATTATTTCTGTAGTATTTTCTATCATGGCTCTTTTGGGATGTGTTGCAGCTATTCGTCAAATCTCCCTAGATGCCAGCAGTTATAAACTCTTTGCAAATGTATAA